TGAATATAGATTGTGACAAGATAAAGCAAGTATTTGTAAATATAATAATTAATGCCTGCGAAGCAATGGATAATGGGGGTACATTAACAATAAAAACGAAGAGTGATAATGGATTTATAGTTAGTACTTTTTGTGATACTGGAGAGGGAATGGATGAGATTCAAATGAGGAATATATTTGATCCTTATAATACTACGAAACCAAATGGTACAGGCCTTGGGCTTTCAATAAGCAATGGAATAATTGAAGCACATGGAGGTAGTATTGAAGCTTATAGTAAAAAAGGCGAAGGTTCTAAGTTTGTTATAAAGATACCTTGCTATGCACGGGAGGGTAACGATATTGGGTAAAATTTTAGTTATCGACGATGAAGAATATATAGGTTGGATTATAAAAAAGGCCTTTGAAGGGACTGATAATGAAGTTTATTTAACACTTAACGCAAAGGAAGGAATACTTGAAGTACAAAAGTCGAATTTTGATGTAGTATTCTTAGATTTAAGGCTAAAAGACATGGATGGTATGGTTGTTCTTGAGAAGCTTAAAAAAATACAAAAGGATATAGCAGTTATAATAATTACTGCGCATGGAAGCATTGATACAGCTATTGAGAGTATGAAAAAAGGAGCCTATGATTATATAACAAAACCTTTCGATATAGAAGAGTTAATAATTCAAGCAGAAAAGGCAATGGAACTTTCGCATCTTCGCTATGAGGTTAATTATTTAAGAAGTGCTGAAGCTAAGAGATTAAAAAATGAAGATTTTATAAGTAAAAATGAAAAATTGAATTTTATTTATAAATCAATAAATAAAATAGCGAGTAGCGCTGCTACAGTTCTTATAACTGGGGAGAGTGGAACTGGGAAGGAATTAATGGCTAGGAAGATACATAAGCTAAGTGGTCGCTCAAAGGAGCCATTTATAATTCTGAATTGTGGAATATTATCAGATGATTTGGCGCAGCGAGAGATCTTTGGTGTCCCCAAAGAGGTTAATGGTAACAACGATTCACGAAAGCTTGGTAAACTGGAGCTTGCGAATCATGGAACAATATTTCTTGGTGACGTTGGTGAAATGAGCCTTAACATGCAGGTAAAGTTCTTAAGGGTAATTGAAGAAAAAGAAATTCAAAATGCATATGGCAATGGAAATTTTAAAATTGATGTAAGGGTTATTGCATCAACAAATAATGATTTAGTAGGGGCAATAGAAGCGGGTACTTTTCGAGAAGATTTTTATTATAAATTAAATGTCGTTCCTATTAATATACCACCACTACGGGATAGAAAAGAAGACATAAGTGAACTTCTTCATTTATTCATTAAAAAATATGATCTTTATAGAAAGATAAAAGGAATTATTCCAGAAGCTATGAAACTTCTTAAAAATTATCATTGGCCTGGCAATATACGTGAACTTGAAAATGTTGTGGAGAGAATTGTTATATTAGCGACTGAGCCTTACATAAAGGCAGTAGATCTTCCATTAGAAATTCTTGGCCTTCGTAAAAAATCAAAGGAAACTATTATATATTTTCCAGAGGAAGGTATAAATCTTGAAAATGTAGAACGGGAACTTATTATTAAAGCATTAGGTATGAGTGGTTATAACCAAAGTAAGACGGCTGGACTTCTTGGAATCACAAGGTCAGCCTTGATTTATAGAATGCAAAAATACAATATAAATTAACGATATTTTATAGCTCGAATAAACGTGAATGGAAGGTGAGTGTATTGAAAAA
This window of the Clostridium estertheticum genome carries:
- a CDS encoding sigma-54-dependent transcriptional regulator, with the translated sequence MGKILVIDDEEYIGWIIKKAFEGTDNEVYLTLNAKEGILEVQKSNFDVVFLDLRLKDMDGMVVLEKLKKIQKDIAVIIITAHGSIDTAIESMKKGAYDYITKPFDIEELIIQAEKAMELSHLRYEVNYLRSAEAKRLKNEDFISKNEKLNFIYKSINKIASSAATVLITGESGTGKELMARKIHKLSGRSKEPFIILNCGILSDDLAQREIFGVPKEVNGNNDSRKLGKLELANHGTIFLGDVGEMSLNMQVKFLRVIEEKEIQNAYGNGNFKIDVRVIASTNNDLVGAIEAGTFREDFYYKLNVVPINIPPLRDRKEDISELLHLFIKKYDLYRKIKGIIPEAMKLLKNYHWPGNIRELENVVERIVILATEPYIKAVDLPLEILGLRKKSKETIIYFPEEGINLENVERELIIKALGMSGYNQSKTAGLLGITRSALIYRMQKYNIN